A DNA window from Christiangramia salexigens contains the following coding sequences:
- a CDS encoding cell division ATP-binding protein FtsE yields MSQTVLELKNAAIYQRESLILSEVDVTVNKGDFVYLIGKTGTGKSSFMKTLYGDLPLTEGEGHIVDYNLRSLKEKDIPYLRRKLGVVFQDFKLLTDRNIKDNLLFVLKATGWKDKKAMDSKIDEVLDKVGMKTKGFKYPYQLSGGEQQRVAIARALLNDPELILADEPTGNLDPQTSVEVMEVLQEISKNGNTILMATHDYALLLKYPSKTLKCDGQRVFEVVQKSV; encoded by the coding sequence ATGTCTCAAACCGTACTGGAATTAAAAAACGCCGCAATCTATCAGCGTGAAAGCCTCATCTTGTCTGAAGTAGATGTCACTGTAAACAAAGGGGATTTCGTTTATCTGATAGGAAAAACCGGTACCGGAAAAAGTAGTTTTATGAAGACCCTCTACGGGGACTTACCCCTTACTGAAGGTGAAGGTCATATTGTAGATTATAATCTAAGAAGCCTAAAGGAAAAAGACATTCCATATCTAAGAAGAAAATTAGGTGTTGTTTTTCAGGATTTTAAATTGCTTACAGACCGTAATATAAAAGACAATCTGTTATTTGTGCTTAAGGCTACCGGCTGGAAGGATAAAAAGGCTATGGACAGCAAAATTGATGAAGTGCTTGATAAAGTTGGGATGAAGACCAAAGGCTTCAAATATCCTTATCAACTATCCGGAGGGGAGCAACAGAGGGTGGCCATTGCCCGTGCGCTTTTAAATGACCCTGAACTTATTCTTGCAGATGAGCCTACTGGAAACCTGGACCCTCAGACTTCAGTTGAAGTAATGGAAGTTTTGCAAGAGATAAGTAAAAACGGGAATACGATCTTAATGGCTACGCATGATTACGCCTTACTTCTGAAGTATCCTTCTAAAACTCTTAAATGTGATGGCCAGCGGGTATTCGAAGTAGTTCAAAAATCTGTTTAA
- the ppgK gene encoding polyphosphate--glucose phosphotransferase, with protein MEILGIDIGGSSLKGAIVNAETGELLTETLRITTPSSRKPQEIADAVKQMAEKFNFKGAVGCGFPTIVKKGICKDPGNLSRDWLGVDVDLLFEQTTGLNFTVINDADAAGLAEVQFGAGRNEEGFILMITAGTGLGSGAYLHGELIPNFELGQIPYKEFQKIEEWAAASVKDIDNLSYKDWGYRFNIFLNYIFKILNPDVIIVGGGISNDWDKFVDFLKVDTKVIPAQLRNNSGIMGAAIAAKNKYSG; from the coding sequence ATGGAAATATTAGGAATAGATATAGGCGGTTCAAGTTTAAAAGGTGCAATTGTCAATGCTGAAACAGGTGAGCTACTTACCGAAACCTTAAGGATCACTACTCCTTCTTCCAGAAAGCCTCAGGAAATCGCAGACGCTGTAAAGCAAATGGCAGAAAAATTCAACTTTAAAGGTGCGGTTGGATGTGGCTTCCCCACTATAGTTAAAAAAGGTATTTGCAAAGATCCTGGAAATCTAAGCCGGGATTGGCTTGGCGTAGATGTAGATCTTCTTTTTGAGCAGACTACCGGCCTTAATTTTACGGTAATTAATGATGCAGATGCAGCGGGCCTTGCAGAAGTACAATTTGGCGCCGGCAGGAATGAAGAAGGTTTTATACTTATGATAACCGCCGGAACCGGCCTGGGCAGCGGAGCTTACCTGCATGGAGAACTCATTCCTAATTTCGAACTCGGACAGATTCCCTATAAAGAATTTCAGAAAATAGAAGAATGGGCAGCCGCTTCGGTTAAAGACATTGATAATCTTAGTTATAAGGACTGGGGATACCGCTTTAATATTTTTCTGAACTATATCTTTAAGATCCTTAATCCCGATGTAATCATAGTTGGTGGAGGAATCTCCAATGACTGGGATAAATTCGTAGATTTTTTAAAAGTAGACACCAAGGTCATCCCGGCTCAGCTTAGAAACAATTCGGGCATTATGGGAGCCGCAATCGCGGCAAAAAATAAATACAGCGGCTAG
- a CDS encoding TonB-dependent receptor, whose protein sequence is MQFKSIKKALFLSLFIFSGILYAQDPLGSETVTVVKPYTPSVKDASKIKESPNRNDSVSLQKKPVKYSIFSVPVASTFTPTKGRATAVEKVRPPKIYDNYATLGFGNYSNVLAEFYSSLELTRSSNFGIFLNHNSSQGGIDGVQLDDKFYDTELNLNYNTRNRDLSWIAEVGGEHQLFNWYGLPESSTLNDEQLDQIDPAQNYYSVYLGNEIELYDSFFESAKAKFRHSGDSYKTAENHFTAEGLFELNIADELITTELKTDIVNGRFEQDYVSGDSYDYTFMNFSLSPSLLILRDDLSVNLGVNFVYGMDLEMSDNNFYIYPAVKASYKLAGDMLTAYAGLEGGLDQNTYYDFYQANPYVSPTLQIQPTDNEYNGYIGGKGKLSNAISYNLRGSYQSQFNKALFKRNYDASVLEGENYTYGNSFQVVYDDVNTLSFYGELNVDVNRDFRLGINAQFFDYSTNDQVEAWNLPNMKASLNADYQITKKWYAGTNLFYVGERKDEFRSISLVASEPVVTLDSYFDANAHLGYRFNERLSAFVKGSNLLGNNYQKWMDYQVQGLQVLGGATYKFDF, encoded by the coding sequence ATGCAATTCAAATCGATCAAGAAAGCACTGTTCTTAAGTTTATTTATCTTCAGTGGTATCCTATATGCTCAGGATCCACTTGGAAGCGAGACCGTAACAGTAGTTAAACCATACACTCCTTCGGTTAAAGATGCGAGTAAGATTAAGGAAAGTCCGAACAGGAATGATTCTGTAAGCTTACAGAAAAAACCTGTCAAGTATTCAATTTTCTCAGTGCCAGTGGCATCAACATTTACACCTACAAAGGGTCGTGCTACTGCTGTAGAAAAAGTGAGGCCTCCTAAGATCTATGATAATTATGCAACCCTTGGTTTTGGTAACTATTCCAACGTACTGGCTGAGTTTTACTCTAGTCTGGAATTAACCAGGAGTAGTAATTTCGGTATTTTCTTAAATCATAATTCTTCGCAGGGAGGCATAGATGGAGTTCAGCTTGATGATAAGTTTTATGATACTGAGTTGAACCTAAATTATAATACCCGTAATCGTGATCTATCCTGGATTGCTGAGGTTGGGGGAGAGCATCAACTTTTTAACTGGTATGGATTGCCTGAAAGTTCAACTTTGAATGATGAGCAGTTAGATCAGATAGATCCGGCTCAGAATTATTACTCGGTATACCTGGGTAATGAAATTGAACTTTACGATTCTTTCTTTGAAAGTGCTAAGGCAAAATTCAGGCATTCGGGTGATAGTTACAAAACTGCCGAAAACCATTTTACCGCTGAGGGACTTTTTGAATTGAATATTGCAGACGAGCTTATCACAACCGAGCTTAAAACGGATATCGTAAATGGAAGATTTGAACAGGATTATGTTTCTGGGGATTCTTATGATTACACTTTCATGAATTTCAGTCTTAGTCCGAGCTTATTAATCCTACGTGATGATCTTAGTGTAAACCTTGGAGTAAATTTCGTGTACGGGATGGATCTGGAGATGAGCGATAATAATTTTTATATCTACCCGGCCGTAAAAGCGAGTTATAAACTCGCGGGAGATATGCTCACTGCTTATGCCGGTCTGGAAGGTGGTTTAGATCAGAATACATATTATGATTTCTATCAGGCAAACCCATACGTCTCTCCAACCTTACAAATTCAGCCTACAGATAATGAATACAATGGTTATATTGGAGGGAAAGGAAAGTTGAGCAATGCAATTTCTTATAATCTTAGAGGAAGCTATCAGTCTCAGTTCAATAAGGCTTTATTTAAAAGAAATTACGATGCGTCGGTACTGGAAGGTGAAAATTATACCTACGGTAATAGTTTTCAGGTAGTTTATGATGATGTTAATACTCTCTCTTTCTATGGAGAGCTTAATGTTGATGTGAATCGTGATTTTCGACTAGGCATTAACGCTCAATTCTTTGATTATAGCACGAATGACCAGGTTGAGGCCTGGAACCTGCCAAATATGAAGGCAAGCCTTAATGCCGATTATCAGATCACAAAAAAATGGTATGCAGGTACAAATCTGTTTTATGTAGGAGAACGCAAGGACGAATTTAGATCTATTAGCCTTGTAGCTTCTGAGCCTGTGGTAACTCTGGATAGTTACTTTGATGCCAATGCTCACCTGGGATACAGATTCAATGAAAGGTTGTCGGCTTTTGTAAAAGGGAGTAACCTTTTAGGTAACAACTACCAGAAATGGATGGATTACCAGGTACAGGGGCTTCAGGTGCTTGGTGGTGCAACTTATAAATTCGACTTTTAA
- the kdsA gene encoding 3-deoxy-8-phosphooctulonate synthase, which produces MKLDKIPKIKHTKSNNFFLLSGPCAIEGEDMALRIAEKVLKITDKLEIPYIFKGSFKKANRSRIDSFTGIGNEKALKILRKVSETFDIPTVTDIHEIEDARMAAEYVDVLQIPAFLVRQTDLVVAAAETGKVVNLKKGQFMSPESMQHAVTKVTDCNNDQVMVTDRGTMFGYQDLIVDFRGIPTMREFAPTVLDVTHSLQQPNQSSGVTGGRPDMIETIARAGIVNNVDGLFIETHFDPANAKSDGANMLDLAHLKKLLTNLTAIRKTVNSL; this is translated from the coding sequence ATGAAACTGGATAAAATACCCAAGATAAAACATACAAAAAGCAATAACTTCTTTCTTTTATCAGGTCCTTGCGCCATAGAAGGTGAAGATATGGCTCTTAGAATTGCCGAAAAAGTTCTTAAGATCACAGATAAGCTTGAGATCCCATACATCTTTAAAGGATCTTTCAAAAAAGCTAATAGAAGCCGAATTGATAGTTTTACAGGAATTGGAAATGAAAAAGCATTAAAGATCCTTAGGAAGGTTTCGGAAACCTTCGATATTCCTACCGTTACAGATATACATGAAATTGAAGATGCTCGTATGGCTGCAGAGTATGTAGATGTTCTGCAAATACCAGCATTCCTTGTTAGACAAACCGACCTGGTGGTCGCTGCAGCCGAAACCGGCAAGGTAGTGAACCTTAAAAAGGGACAGTTTATGAGTCCGGAAAGCATGCAACATGCAGTCACCAAAGTGACCGATTGCAATAATGATCAGGTAATGGTTACCGATCGAGGCACCATGTTCGGCTATCAGGATTTAATTGTGGATTTTAGAGGAATTCCAACGATGAGAGAATTTGCTCCTACTGTACTTGATGTTACACATTCACTTCAACAGCCCAATCAAAGCAGTGGAGTGACCGGTGGTCGTCCCGACATGATCGAAACCATAGCCCGTGCAGGTATAGTGAACAATGTAGACGGCTTATTTATTGAAACTCATTTTGATCCGGCAAATGCCAAAAGTGATGGAGCAAATATGCTCGATCTTGCACATTTGAAAAAATTATTGACCAACCTTACCGCCATCAGAAAAACCGTTAATTCTTTGTAA
- a CDS encoding uroporphyrinogen decarboxylase codes for MTEFLGISVTEWIGYLASFFVLLSFLMRNIVTLRYVNSVGCIFFVVYGFLLDSWPIIITNLAIVSVNFFYLFINKRKPETAA; via the coding sequence ATGACTGAATTTTTAGGAATATCTGTCACCGAATGGATTGGATATTTAGCTTCTTTCTTTGTGTTGCTTTCTTTTTTAATGAGGAATATTGTCACCTTAAGATATGTGAACAGTGTGGGGTGCATTTTCTTTGTGGTCTATGGTTTCCTTCTGGATTCCTGGCCTATCATAATAACCAATCTTGCAATAGTAAGCGTGAACTTTTTTTACCTGTTCATTAATAAGCGGAAACCGGAGACGGCGGCATAA
- a CDS encoding tetratricopeptide repeat protein, with product MTLNKALLLVVFISFSFSANCQQSAAYTHELVDFNRALELYNNEQYLAAQNLFDEVKDKSKDEKIQGDAAYYIANAAVRLNQPGADRLMENFVTRYPTSTKTNSAYLDVADYYFQTGKYALARRWYDRVDEKAMSRNDRERFYFNNGYAYFRANQMDEAQTYFNRVRDSKEFGAQAKYYLGYIAYEGDDYEEANEYFEEVKGNDRYSEDLSYFQADMNFKLGNFEKAIEQGLENLPKSNMQERSQLNKIIGESYFNLGKYQDAIPYLKEYKGMRGKWNNTDYYQLGYAYYKQGNYEDAINEFNKIVDGKNAIAQNAYYHLAQSYLELEQKQQALNAFKNASEMEFDAKLRQDALLNYAKLSYEIGNSYESPSRVLMTYLETYPNSEHKAEMETLLIDSFITSKNYEEAMKLLENNRNFSDKQAYQKVAYFYGLELFEEGDYYAAIENFDKALKEPRDQNITARATFWKAESEYNINRMDDAILGYREFKGMSAAKQTEEYADLDYNIGYAYFKKNDYSQAVNYFKSYTTNPNAGVVRKNDAFLRLGDTYYVTSQYWPAMEAYQTAINNGVSNSDYAAFQKAISYGFVERNDTKIEELNSFLNKYSRSSYRDDAMFELGNTYVAGNNTSQAIQSYNRLIRDVPQSALVPKAMLRQGLIYYNQNESNKALERLKKLVAEFPNTPEARQAVSTARNVYVDLGRTDEYASWVRNIDFVEVTDSDLDNTTYEAAENQYLKNNTQQAIANFEKYIQNFPNGIHAINANFYLAQLYYKNGKTEKSIPNYRFVTSKPRNEFSEQALARLSQIYLEKKDYSQALPLLEKLEKEADNDQNVVFAQSNLMKSYYETGNFGKANEYAEKVLANSSSEKEARNDARIMVARAAIKAGNNEKARSAYKEVQKSATGELGAEALYYDAYFKHRDGNYEASNAAVQILAKDFAGYKLWGAKGLVLMAKNFYALKDAYQATYILENVIKNFGKYPDVVQEAKAELAKIKAQEAKTNSSVETKN from the coding sequence ATGACACTGAACAAAGCTTTACTGCTAGTTGTTTTTATATCATTCTCATTTTCCGCAAATTGTCAGCAATCCGCTGCATACACCCACGAGTTAGTCGACTTTAACCGTGCGCTGGAATTATACAATAATGAACAATATTTGGCTGCCCAGAACCTCTTTGATGAGGTGAAGGATAAATCCAAGGATGAAAAGATCCAGGGAGATGCTGCCTACTATATTGCCAATGCTGCCGTTAGGTTGAATCAACCCGGAGCCGACAGGTTAATGGAGAATTTTGTGACACGCTATCCAACCAGTACAAAAACGAATTCTGCCTATTTGGATGTGGCCGATTATTATTTTCAAACCGGTAAATATGCACTTGCCAGAAGATGGTATGACCGAGTGGATGAAAAGGCTATGAGTCGTAACGACCGTGAACGTTTTTACTTCAATAATGGATATGCATATTTTAGAGCGAATCAAATGGATGAAGCTCAGACCTATTTTAATAGAGTAAGGGACTCCAAAGAATTTGGCGCTCAGGCAAAGTATTATCTGGGATATATAGCCTATGAGGGAGACGATTATGAAGAGGCCAACGAATATTTTGAAGAAGTAAAGGGAAATGACAGGTATTCTGAAGACTTATCCTACTTCCAGGCCGATATGAATTTTAAGCTTGGAAATTTTGAAAAGGCTATTGAGCAGGGACTGGAAAATTTACCTAAATCCAATATGCAGGAAAGATCTCAGCTTAATAAGATCATTGGGGAGAGTTATTTTAATCTTGGAAAATATCAGGACGCTATTCCTTATTTAAAGGAATATAAAGGAATGCGAGGTAAATGGAATAATACCGATTATTACCAATTAGGTTATGCTTATTACAAGCAAGGTAATTATGAAGATGCCATAAATGAATTCAATAAAATAGTGGATGGTAAGAATGCTATTGCTCAAAATGCATATTATCATTTGGCACAATCCTATCTGGAACTGGAACAAAAACAGCAGGCCTTAAATGCTTTTAAAAATGCCAGTGAAATGGAGTTCGATGCAAAGCTTCGCCAGGATGCCTTGCTAAACTATGCCAAGTTGAGTTACGAAATTGGTAATTCCTATGAAAGTCCTTCTAGAGTATTGATGACCTACCTGGAAACCTATCCAAACTCAGAGCATAAGGCCGAAATGGAAACTCTCCTTATAGATTCTTTTATTACCTCAAAAAATTATGAGGAAGCTATGAAGTTGCTTGAGAATAATAGAAATTTCAGCGACAAACAGGCTTACCAGAAAGTTGCCTACTTCTACGGGCTTGAGCTTTTTGAAGAAGGAGATTATTACGCTGCCATCGAAAATTTTGATAAGGCGCTTAAAGAGCCAAGGGATCAAAATATTACTGCAAGAGCTACATTCTGGAAAGCTGAAAGCGAATACAATATTAACAGGATGGACGATGCTATCCTTGGTTATCGTGAGTTTAAAGGTATGAGCGCGGCTAAACAAACCGAAGAATATGCAGATTTGGATTATAACATCGGTTATGCCTATTTCAAGAAGAATGATTATTCGCAGGCAGTTAATTATTTTAAGTCTTATACTACTAATCCTAATGCCGGGGTTGTAAGAAAAAATGATGCATTTTTAAGACTTGGAGACACCTACTATGTGACCAGTCAATATTGGCCGGCAATGGAAGCTTACCAAACCGCAATCAATAATGGCGTGAGTAATAGTGATTATGCGGCTTTTCAGAAGGCTATCAGTTATGGATTTGTGGAAAGGAACGATACTAAAATTGAAGAGCTGAACAGTTTTCTTAATAAATACTCACGTTCATCTTATCGTGATGATGCGATGTTTGAACTTGGGAATACTTATGTTGCCGGAAACAACACCAGTCAGGCGATCCAGTCATACAACAGATTGATCAGGGACGTGCCCCAAAGTGCACTTGTGCCAAAGGCTATGTTGAGACAAGGGCTTATCTATTACAATCAGAATGAAAGCAATAAGGCTTTGGAAAGATTGAAAAAGTTAGTAGCTGAATTCCCAAATACTCCCGAAGCCAGACAGGCGGTCTCAACTGCAAGAAACGTGTATGTTGATCTTGGCAGAACCGATGAATATGCAAGCTGGGTTAGAAACATCGATTTTGTTGAGGTGACAGATAGTGATCTTGATAATACCACTTATGAAGCGGCAGAAAATCAATATTTAAAGAACAATACGCAACAGGCTATCGCAAATTTTGAAAAGTATATTCAAAACTTTCCGAATGGAATACATGCGATCAATGCTAATTTTTACCTGGCTCAGTTATATTATAAAAACGGGAAGACCGAGAAATCCATTCCTAATTATCGTTTTGTGACATCTAAACCTAGAAACGAGTTTAGTGAACAGGCACTTGCACGTTTATCTCAAATCTATCTTGAGAAAAAGGATTACTCACAGGCACTTCCTTTACTGGAGAAACTTGAGAAAGAAGCTGATAACGACCAGAATGTAGTATTTGCTCAGTCTAACCTGATGAAGTCGTACTATGAGACCGGGAATTTTGGTAAAGCTAATGAGTATGCAGAGAAGGTACTGGCAAATTCAAGTTCAGAAAAAGAAGCCAGAAATGATGCCCGAATCATGGTTGCAAGAGCTGCTATAAAAGCGGGGAATAATGAAAAAGCCCGCTCGGCTTATAAGGAAGTTCAGAAGAGCGCAACAGGAGAACTTGGAGCAGAAGCACTTTATTACGACGCTTATTTTAAGCATAGAGATGGAAATTACGAAGCTTCAAATGCAGCTGTACAGATCCTTGCCAAGGATTTTGCAGGGTATAAACTTTGGGGAGCAAAAGGATTGGTCTTAATGGCGAAAAACTTTTATGCTCTAAAAGACGCTTATCAGGCCACTTATATACTTGAAAATGTGATCAAGAACTTTGGTAAATATCCTGATGTTGTTCAGGAGGCCAAAGCTGAACTGGCAAAGATCAAAGCTCAGGAGGCTAAAACCAATTCTTCAGTAGAAACAAAAAACTAA
- the typA gene encoding translational GTPase TypA, giving the protein MTAIRNIAIIAHVDHGKTTLVDKIMHHCELFRDNESTGELILDNNDLERERGITITSKNVSVTYKDTKVNIIDTPGHADFGGEVERVLNMADGVLLLVDAFEGPMPQTRFVLQKAIDLGLKPCVVVNKVDKENCTPEEVHEKVFDLMFELGAEEWQLDFPTVYGSAKNNWMSEDWNNQTENIEPLLDMVIEHIPAPKVDLEGTPQMLITSLDFSSFTGRIAIGRLQRGTLKENQQVSLVKRDGSIKKTRIKELHTFEGLGRRKIEEVQAGDICAIVGLEGFEIGDTVADFENPEGLKTIRIDEPTMSMLFTINDSPFFGKDGKFVTSRHIKERLMKELEKNLALRVNETDSADKFLVYGRGVLHLSVLIETMRREGYELQIGQPQVIIKEIDGVKCEPVEELTIDLPEDVSGKAVEMVTMRKGEMLSMEAKGERMNIQFLIPSRGIIGLRNQLLTATAGEAIMAHRYKEYQPLKGGIPERQNGSLVSMEKGKAIPYSIDKLQDRGKFFVDPGEDIYEGQVIGENSRQDDMVVNITKTKKLSNVRSSGADDKAKIVPAIKFSLEEALEYIQKDEYVEVTPNHLRLRKVLLTENERKRSKAI; this is encoded by the coding sequence ATGACAGCTATTAGAAATATCGCGATTATCGCACACGTTGACCACGGTAAAACTACCTTGGTTGATAAAATTATGCATCACTGTGAATTGTTCCGTGATAACGAATCTACAGGTGAACTTATCCTGGATAATAATGATCTTGAAAGAGAGCGTGGAATTACTATTACTTCCAAAAACGTTTCTGTAACCTATAAGGATACAAAGGTTAATATTATTGATACTCCTGGTCACGCCGATTTTGGTGGCGAAGTAGAAAGAGTATTGAACATGGCCGATGGTGTATTACTATTGGTTGATGCCTTTGAAGGGCCTATGCCACAAACACGTTTCGTTCTTCAAAAAGCGATCGATCTTGGTCTTAAACCATGTGTGGTTGTAAATAAAGTAGATAAGGAAAACTGTACTCCGGAAGAAGTTCACGAAAAGGTATTTGACCTTATGTTCGAACTTGGAGCAGAAGAATGGCAGTTAGACTTCCCAACCGTTTATGGTTCGGCGAAGAATAACTGGATGAGTGAAGACTGGAATAATCAGACTGAGAATATTGAGCCTTTGCTTGATATGGTTATTGAACATATTCCTGCTCCAAAGGTAGATTTGGAAGGAACTCCACAAATGCTTATTACTTCATTAGACTTTTCTTCCTTTACGGGAAGGATCGCTATTGGGCGTCTTCAAAGAGGAACTCTGAAAGAAAATCAGCAGGTTTCTCTTGTTAAGAGAGATGGAAGCATCAAAAAAACAAGAATTAAAGAACTACATACCTTCGAAGGTCTTGGAAGAAGAAAGATCGAAGAAGTACAGGCAGGAGATATCTGTGCGATAGTTGGACTTGAAGGCTTTGAAATTGGAGACACTGTTGCCGATTTTGAAAACCCTGAAGGACTTAAGACTATCCGTATTGATGAGCCTACTATGAGTATGCTTTTCACAATTAACGACTCACCATTCTTCGGTAAAGACGGAAAATTTGTGACATCAAGACATATCAAGGAGCGTTTGATGAAGGAGCTTGAGAAAAACCTTGCTCTTCGTGTAAACGAAACCGATAGTGCCGATAAATTTCTGGTTTACGGTCGTGGTGTACTTCACTTATCTGTTTTGATTGAAACAATGAGACGTGAAGGTTACGAACTTCAGATTGGACAGCCACAGGTTATTATCAAGGAAATTGATGGAGTAAAATGTGAGCCGGTAGAAGAGCTTACTATAGATCTTCCGGAAGATGTTTCAGGTAAAGCCGTGGAAATGGTGACCATGAGAAAAGGTGAAATGCTTAGCATGGAAGCCAAAGGTGAGCGTATGAATATTCAGTTCCTTATTCCTTCAAGAGGAATTATCGGACTAAGAAACCAATTGCTTACTGCTACTGCTGGTGAAGCGATCATGGCTCACAGATATAAGGAATACCAGCCGTTAAAAGGTGGAATTCCAGAAAGACAGAACGGTTCTTTGGTATCTATGGAAAAAGGAAAAGCAATTCCTTATTCTATTGATAAATTACAGGATAGAGGAAAGTTCTTCGTGGATCCGGGTGAGGATATTTATGAAGGTCAGGTAATTGGTGAGAACTCACGTCAGGATGATATGGTGGTAAATATTACCAAAACCAAAAAGCTTTCTAACGTACGTTCTTCTGGAGCAGATGATAAAGCTAAGATCGTACCTGCAATTAAATTTTCACTGGAAGAAGCTTTGGAATATATTCAGAAAGATGAATATGTTGAGGTTACTCCAAATCACTTAAGGTTGAGAAAAGTTCTTCTAACCGAGAATGAGAGAAAAAGATCTAAGGCGATCTAA
- a CDS encoding DinB family protein gives MTIRQIANHLSEIPVWITGTMEAESLDVAGYKSPDNSTVEDIIKELKKNTTAAETSLKKSDKEFERSWKMIKDGETLFEMPKFNVLQSMVMNQFPHHRAQLGVYFRLLDISVPATYGPSADES, from the coding sequence ATGACGATAAGGCAAATTGCAAATCATCTTTCTGAAATTCCCGTATGGATTACGGGAACCATGGAGGCTGAATCATTGGATGTCGCCGGATATAAATCTCCCGATAATTCCACAGTTGAGGATATTATAAAAGAATTGAAGAAGAATACCACTGCTGCCGAGACCTCGCTGAAAAAATCAGATAAAGAATTTGAAAGATCATGGAAAATGATCAAGGATGGAGAGACCCTGTTCGAAATGCCTAAATTCAATGTATTGCAATCTATGGTGATGAATCAGTTTCCGCATCACAGGGCGCAACTGGGAGTTTATTTTAGATTGCTGGATATTTCCGTTCCTGCAACCTATGGTCCTTCTGCAGATGAATCATAA